Proteins encoded in a region of the Malaciobacter mytili LMG 24559 genome:
- a CDS encoding flagellar biosynthetic protein FliQ translates to MEMDLIAIAENTVKIILILGMPSLIVSMVIGLLISIFQAVTQVSDASLSFVPKMIFVSVFVLISLPWMGDHISTYTKDLWDLMLVFGK, encoded by the coding sequence ATGGAAATGGATTTAATTGCAATTGCTGAAAATACAGTAAAGATAATTTTAATTTTAGGAATGCCTTCTTTAATCGTAAGTATGGTAATTGGTCTTTTAATCTCAATTTTTCAAGCTGTTACTCAAGTTTCAGATGCTTCTTTATCTTTCGTTCCTAAGATGATTTTTGTATCTGTATTTGTTCTAATCTCACTTCCTTGGATGGGAGATCATATCTCTACATATACAAAGGATTTATGGGATTTAATGTTAGTTTTCGGGAAATAA
- a CDS encoding flagellar basal body P-ring protein FlgI codes for MKGILTILFILTSSIFAQTIKDISNVVGIRDNQLIGYGLVVGLAGTGDKSQFTMQSLQNLLMNSYIKIPTSSIKSKNIAAVMVTAKLPPFARQGDKIKIDISAIGDAKSIDHGQLLLTQLKGVDGNVYALAQGSVIADAKNLTTGFIYNGATIENEIDFSLKDEDDIILSLFKNSAKHADLIETKINERFGQKLATALDTRTIKILKPKDMSIVKFLSIVQNIELDDSFKRKIIIDMNREIIIAGADIPIDPVTVSRDNFTLRIKKSELSNEQWNDLAVNKGQDIGDNVKIGDTPGRVNIDNALINTQATPTISDLMRAMKIMKLPIADIIETIKLIKDLGSIDAEVEIRG; via the coding sequence TTGAAAGGTATATTAACTATTCTATTTATTCTAACATCATCAATTTTTGCACAAACAATTAAAGATATTTCAAATGTTGTTGGAATTCGAGATAACCAATTAATTGGATATGGATTAGTTGTAGGTCTGGCTGGAACTGGTGATAAAAGTCAATTTACAATGCAATCTTTACAAAACCTATTAATGAATTCTTATATTAAAATTCCTACTTCTTCAATTAAGTCTAAAAATATTGCAGCTGTTATGGTAACAGCCAAACTTCCTCCTTTTGCTAGGCAAGGTGATAAAATAAAAATTGATATTTCGGCAATTGGTGATGCAAAATCAATAGATCATGGGCAATTACTACTTACTCAACTAAAAGGTGTTGATGGGAATGTTTATGCCTTAGCACAAGGTTCAGTTATTGCAGATGCTAAAAACCTTACTACTGGATTTATTTATAATGGTGCAACAATCGAAAATGAAATTGATTTTTCATTAAAAGATGAAGATGATATAATTCTAAGTTTATTTAAAAATAGTGCAAAACATGCAGATTTAATAGAGACTAAAATTAATGAAAGATTTGGTCAAAAACTTGCAACTGCACTAGATACAAGAACTATAAAAATTTTAAAACCAAAAGATATGTCAATTGTAAAATTTTTATCAATTGTTCAAAATATAGAACTTGATGATTCATTTAAAAGAAAAATCATTATTGATATGAATAGAGAGATAATTATAGCAGGAGCTGATATTCCTATTGACCCTGTAACTGTTAGTAGAGATAACTTTACTTTAAGAATTAAAAAAAGTGAACTTTCAAATGAACAATGGAATGATCTTGCAGTAAATAAAGGTCAAGATATTGGTGATAATGTAAAAATAGGAGATACTCCTGGAAGAGTTAATATTGATAATGCACTTATTAATACCCAAGCTACTCCAACAATATCTGATTTAATGAGAGCAATGAAGATAATGAAATTACCAATAGCTGATATTATTGAAACTATAAAACTTATAAAAGATTTAGGTTCAATTGATGCTGAAGTTGAAATAAGAGGATAA
- the fliM gene encoding flagellar motor switch protein FliM: MAEFLSQDEIDALLDIAEQGEDIDTTVEDKPISKEKNYSIYDFKKPNRISNEQFKAFSTLHDKMLRDLITDLSAMLRKIVDIKLYSIEQMTYGEFILSIPQLTSLNTLSIKPLEGRIVIECNPGISHKIIAELLGSGAVAASDNLDRELTEIEVEIFDHFYRMFVKHLYRAWDEVTTLNFKIESRDTNANAIQIISDHEIVLLVVLEITIDEESGFLSICYPISYIEQLLNKIVERIFSEGKNRKISRKKDITTLISGAKMRVEAIMAETEMFVEDILNLKKGDVIVFNKNATSSTSKIYINNKEKFVGLSGLSNNRKAVQVESNIDHEKQETLEILRLMREDREIKAKETNENIKRLLAEKGIF; encoded by the coding sequence ATGGCTGAATTTTTAAGTCAAGATGAAATTGATGCTCTTTTAGATATAGCCGAACAGGGTGAGGATATTGACACAACTGTCGAAGATAAACCCATATCAAAAGAAAAAAACTATTCTATTTATGATTTTAAAAAACCAAATAGAATTTCAAATGAACAATTTAAAGCTTTTTCAACTTTACATGATAAGATGTTAAGGGATTTAATTACAGATTTATCAGCTATGCTTAGAAAGATAGTGGATATTAAACTTTATTCTATTGAGCAGATGACTTATGGAGAGTTTATTCTTTCTATTCCTCAATTAACTTCATTAAATACTTTATCAATCAAACCTTTAGAAGGAAGAATTGTAATAGAGTGTAACCCAGGTATTTCCCATAAAATTATTGCGGAACTTTTAGGTTCAGGTGCAGTTGCAGCTAGTGATAATTTAGATAGAGAATTAACAGAAATTGAAGTGGAAATTTTTGATCACTTTTATAGAATGTTTGTAAAACACCTATATAGAGCATGGGATGAAGTAACAACTCTTAATTTTAAAATAGAATCAAGAGATACAAATGCAAATGCAATTCAAATTATCTCAGACCATGAAATTGTTTTACTTGTTGTACTTGAAATAACAATTGATGAAGAATCAGGTTTCTTATCAATTTGTTACCCTATTTCATATATTGAACAGTTGTTAAATAAAATTGTTGAGAGAATTTTCTCTGAAGGTAAAAATAGAAAAATTAGTAGAAAAAAAGATATTACAACACTTATTTCTGGTGCAAAAATGAGAGTTGAAGCTATTATGGCTGAGACTGAAATGTTTGTGGAAGATATATTAAATCTAAAAAAAGGTGATGTAATTGTATTTAATAAAAATGCCACTTCATCAACTTCAAAAATCTATATAAACAATAAAGAGAAATTTGTGGGGCTTTCTGGTTTATCAAATAATAGAAAAGCTGTACAAGTGGAATCAAATATTGACCATGAAAAACAAGAGACTTTAGAAATCTTAAGACTTATGAGAGAAGATAGAGAGATAAAAGCTAAAGAGACAAATGAAAATATTAAGCGTCTTTTAGCTGAAAAAGGGATTTTTTAG
- the pyrC gene encoding dihydroorotase has product MQKFEINSPLDMHLHLRDADMLALVGPLTSKSFSGALIMPNLVPPVTTKEALLSYKDRINEACKGDGFEPFMTLFFKNDYSYEFLEEISEHIIGIKLYPAGITTNSETGVSSMDIENLRPTLENMSKLGIPLCVHGETNGFVMDREKEFMPIYESLAQNFPNLKIIMEHITTKDAVELLDKYENLYATVTLHHLLITLDDVAGGALNPHLFCKPIAKRYEDRTALLTAALEAHPKLMFGSDSAPHPKHKKECCGCAAGVFTAPIALQVLTDLFEKHKKLENLNAFVSLNAQKVYNFKAIDKKITLIKKDFTVPAFYEYKNETVVPMYAGEILPWSIESIEK; this is encoded by the coding sequence ATGCAAAAGTTTGAAATTAATTCACCTTTAGATATGCATCTTCATTTAAGAGATGCAGATATGTTAGCACTTGTAGGACCTTTAACTTCTAAGAGTTTTTCAGGTGCTTTAATTATGCCAAACCTTGTTCCTCCTGTTACAACAAAAGAGGCATTATTATCTTATAAAGATAGAATAAATGAAGCATGTAAAGGTGATGGTTTCGAGCCTTTTATGACTCTATTTTTTAAAAATGATTATTCATATGAATTTTTAGAAGAGATTAGTGAGCATATTATTGGAATAAAGCTTTATCCTGCTGGGATTACTACAAATTCTGAAACAGGTGTATCATCTATGGATATAGAAAATCTTAGACCTACTCTTGAAAATATGAGTAAATTGGGTATTCCTTTATGTGTTCATGGTGAAACAAATGGTTTTGTTATGGATAGAGAAAAAGAGTTTATGCCAATATATGAATCTTTAGCACAAAATTTTCCTAATTTAAAAATTATTATGGAGCATATAACAACTAAAGATGCAGTAGAATTACTTGATAAATATGAAAATTTATATGCTACAGTAACTTTACACCATCTTTTAATTACACTAGATGATGTGGCAGGTGGTGCTTTAAATCCTCATTTATTTTGTAAACCAATTGCAAAAAGATATGAAGATAGAACTGCTTTATTAACTGCTGCTTTAGAAGCTCATCCTAAATTAATGTTTGGAAGTGATAGTGCTCCTCATCCAAAACATAAAAAAGAGTGTTGTGGATGTGCTGCTGGTGTATTTACTGCACCAATTGCTTTACAAGTATTAACAGATCTTTTTGAAAAACATAAAAAGTTAGAAAATCTAAATGCTTTTGTTAGTTTAAATGCACAAAAAGTTTATAACTTTAAAGCAATAGATAAAAAGATAACTTTAATAAAAAAAGATTTTACTGTGCCAGCTTTTTATGAATATAAAAATGAGACAGTTGTTCCAATGTATGCAGGTGAAATACTTCCTTGGAGTATTGAAAGTATAGAAAAGTAA
- a CDS encoding P-II family nitrogen regulator, giving the protein MKKIEAIIKPFKLEDVKDALSEAGITGMTVSDVKGYGRQQGHSELYRGAEYVVDFLPKIKLELIVSDEDVDNTIAIITESAKTGKIGDGKIFVSTIEKVVRIRTGEEDEEAI; this is encoded by the coding sequence GTGAAAAAAATTGAAGCAATAATTAAACCATTTAAACTAGAAGATGTTAAAGATGCTTTAAGTGAAGCTGGAATTACAGGTATGACAGTATCAGATGTAAAAGGTTATGGAAGACAGCAAGGTCACTCTGAATTATATAGAGGTGCAGAGTATGTTGTGGATTTCTTACCAAAAATAAAATTAGAATTAATTGTTTCAGATGAAGATGTAGATAATACAATTGCTATTATTACAGAATCAGCAAAAACTGGAAAAATTGGTGATGGAAAGATTTTTGTTAGTACTATTGAAAAAGTTGTAAGAATTAGAACTGGTGAAGAAGACGAGGAAGCAATTTAA
- a CDS encoding ammonium transporter family protein, whose amino-acid sequence MAIESISYIIDTLFAIFAMTLIIFMVPGFAMLEAGLVRTKNVTAVLTINTLIYAVASMAFLLVGYSIAFGAFGSDSMSKWAAFLFQMAFVGKVVNIMSGGVSERAKVIPLTFFTVIMAAFIYPTVVNITWGSNFLQGTILELSMYDLAGSTVIHSTGGWALLAAILIIGARKGRYPKEGGIRVIPASNIPLVTLGALLLWIGWFGFNGGSVGSIASKENADAVALTIMNTNTAGLAGAIMVAIIMYIKYSKLDLTMILNGALGGLVAITAGPDLYNIYTPILIGSIGGALVVFAVSFFDKLKIDDPVGALSVHLVNGIWGTLAVGIFASNGESITLLGQIKGILIIGVFAFVVSFVVLYILNKIVPLRAHNDEEMQGLDVEECGLEAYPEFKRAF is encoded by the coding sequence ATGGCTATCGAATCAATATCTTATATAATAGATACTTTATTTGCAATCTTTGCAATGACACTAATTATCTTTATGGTTCCAGGCTTTGCTATGCTAGAAGCAGGACTTGTTAGAACTAAAAACGTTACAGCAGTATTGACAATTAACACTTTAATATATGCAGTTGCCTCAATGGCATTTTTATTAGTTGGCTACTCAATTGCTTTTGGTGCTTTTGGAAGTGATAGTATGAGCAAGTGGGCTGCTTTTCTATTTCAAATGGCCTTTGTTGGAAAAGTTGTAAATATAATGAGTGGGGGAGTAAGTGAGAGAGCAAAAGTTATTCCTTTAACATTTTTTACTGTAATAATGGCAGCATTTATTTATCCAACAGTTGTAAATATTACTTGGGGTTCAAACTTTTTACAAGGAACTATTTTAGAATTAAGTATGTATGACTTAGCAGGTTCAACGGTAATTCATAGTACTGGTGGATGGGCACTACTTGCTGCTATTTTAATAATAGGAGCAAGAAAGGGAAGATACCCAAAAGAGGGTGGAATTAGAGTAATCCCTGCTTCAAATATCCCTTTAGTTACTCTTGGTGCTTTATTATTATGGATTGGATGGTTTGGATTTAATGGTGGTTCTGTTGGTTCAATAGCAAGTAAAGAGAATGCAGATGCAGTTGCACTTACAATTATGAATACAAATACAGCAGGACTAGCTGGTGCAATTATGGTGGCAATTATAATGTATATTAAATATTCAAAGCTTGATTTAACAATGATTTTAAATGGCGCTTTAGGTGGTTTAGTTGCAATAACAGCAGGTCCTGATTTATACAATATTTATACTCCAATTTTAATTGGTTCAATTGGTGGGGCATTAGTTGTTTTTGCCGTATCATTTTTTGATAAATTAAAAATTGATGATCCAGTGGGTGCTCTTTCTGTTCACTTAGTAAATGGAATCTGGGGAACATTAGCAGTTGGTATTTTTGCTAGTAATGGTGAAAGTATTACACTTCTAGGTCAAATAAAAGGTATTTTAATTATAGGTGTTTTTGCTTTTGTAGTTTCATTTGTGGTTTTATATATTTTAAATAAAATAGTTCCATTAAGAGCTCACAATGATGAAGAGATGCAAGGACTAGATGTTGAAGAGTGTGGACTTGAAGCATATCCTGAGTTCAAAAGAGCATTCTAA
- a CDS encoding P-II family nitrogen regulator, with amino-acid sequence MKKIEAIIKPFKLDDVKEALVDIGITGMTVSDVKGYGRQQGHSELYRGAEYIVDFLAKNKIEVVVNDEDVEATIKAIIESSKTGKIGDGKIFVIPLDEVVRIRTEQRGAEAV; translated from the coding sequence ATGAAAAAAATTGAAGCAATAATTAAACCTTTTAAATTGGATGATGTAAAAGAAGCATTGGTTGATATTGGAATTACAGGTATGACAGTATCAGATGTAAAAGGTTATGGAAGACAACAAGGTCACTCTGAATTATATAGAGGTGCAGAATATATTGTAGATTTTCTTGCAAAAAATAAAATTGAAGTTGTTGTAAATGATGAAGATGTGGAAGCAACAATAAAAGCAATTATAGAATCTTCAAAAACTGGAAAGATTGGAGATGGAAAAATCTTTGTTATACCCTTAGATGAAGTGGTTCGAATTAGAACTGAGCAAAGGGGAGCAGAGGCAGTTTAA